A genomic window from Flavobacterium johnsoniae includes:
- a CDS encoding CvpA family protein, which produces MSFFDIIVAALLGYSLYKGIKNGLFVEVASFISLLLGIYLAIKFSSLMTGMISKHVSWNPTNIQITAFILTFILVVIGVYFLAKILTGIADFAMLGWMNKLGGGFFRVLKTILILSIFIALFEKIIFNNTFAKKETLDNYIFYNPVKKVAAFVYPSIEKWYETFKKEHSQKSEEDKGQTEK; this is translated from the coding sequence ATGAGTTTTTTTGATATTATTGTAGCCGCACTTTTAGGATACAGTTTGTATAAAGGCATTAAAAATGGACTTTTTGTAGAAGTTGCTTCTTTTATTTCCTTGTTGTTAGGAATTTATTTGGCAATTAAATTTTCGTCTTTAATGACGGGAATGATTTCCAAACACGTTTCTTGGAATCCGACTAATATTCAAATCACGGCTTTTATCTTAACTTTTATCTTAGTTGTAATTGGTGTTTATTTCTTAGCCAAAATCTTAACTGGAATTGCAGATTTTGCAATGCTTGGCTGGATGAATAAACTTGGAGGCGGTTTTTTCAGAGTTTTAAAAACAATTCTGATTCTGAGTATTTTTATTGCTTTGTTTGAGAAAATCATTTTCAATAATACTTTCGCCAAAAAGGAAACTTTGGATAATTATATTTTCTATAATCCAGTGAAAAAAGTTGCTGCTTTTGTATATCCATCAATTGAAAAATGGTATGAGACGTTTAAAAAGGAACATTCTCAAAAATCTGAGGAAGACAAAGGACAGACAGAAAAATAA
- a CDS encoding helix-turn-helix domain-containing protein: MLRISTTDLTKIKTDMLYLTGIIITFFLVVILASKKNKSQADKILTFWLFCTGFHLFLYYLHYKKDFVSFPFLLGLELPMPLLQGPFLYLYTSALTNQNKNKKYNWLHFLPFVIAVLVLMPFFTLSFQEKLKVFENDGKGYENLILILYSAILISGITYALLSLRKLSKHQKNISEAFSSTEKINLRWLQYLILGSSIIWLVVIFYEDEYIFSFVVFYLMFIGYFGIKQVGIFTNQTISENIVLNVPSNENIKIETNSEKIKYEKSSLSSKELQSIHQKLIQIMDDEKLYKNPDLTLTELSQKLNVHPNVLSQVINSAEGKNFYDYINLQRVEEFKKLILLPENQKFTLLSIAFECGFNSKTAFNRNFKKATGLSPSEFLK, from the coding sequence TTGCTCCGTATTTCAACAACAGATTTAACCAAAATCAAAACCGATATGTTGTATTTAACGGGCATCATAATTACCTTTTTTCTGGTTGTTATTCTCGCCAGCAAAAAGAACAAAAGTCAAGCCGATAAAATTCTGACTTTTTGGTTGTTTTGTACTGGATTTCATTTGTTTTTATATTATCTGCATTATAAAAAAGACTTTGTTTCATTTCCATTTCTTTTAGGTTTAGAACTTCCAATGCCTTTATTACAAGGTCCGTTTTTGTATTTGTACACTTCGGCTTTGACTAATCAAAACAAAAATAAAAAATACAATTGGTTGCATTTTCTACCATTTGTAATTGCTGTATTGGTTTTAATGCCGTTTTTCACTTTATCATTTCAAGAAAAATTAAAAGTTTTTGAGAATGACGGAAAAGGATATGAAAATCTGATTCTGATTCTGTACAGCGCTATTTTAATTTCTGGAATTACATACGCATTGCTTTCACTTCGAAAACTTTCAAAACATCAAAAAAACATTTCAGAAGCTTTTTCTTCTACAGAAAAAATCAATTTACGCTGGCTTCAATATTTAATTCTCGGATCAAGTATAATCTGGCTTGTTGTGATTTTTTACGAAGACGAATATATTTTTTCATTCGTTGTTTTTTATCTGATGTTTATTGGTTATTTCGGTATCAAACAGGTTGGAATTTTCACCAATCAAACTATTTCTGAAAATATTGTTTTAAATGTTCCTTCTAATGAAAATATTAAAATCGAAACCAATTCAGAAAAAATTAAATATGAAAAGTCCAGTTTAAGTTCAAAAGAACTTCAATCCATTCATCAAAAATTAATTCAAATAATGGATGATGAAAAACTCTATAAAAATCCTGATTTGACTTTGACAGAATTGTCTCAAAAACTAAATGTTCATCCAAATGTACTTTCTCAGGTTATCAATTCAGCCGAAGGAAAAAACTTTTACGATTACATCAATTTACAACGTGTAGAAGAATTCAAAAAGTTAATTCTGCTCCCCGAAAATCAAAAATTCACTTTACTTTCCATTGCTTTTGAATGTGGTTTTAATTCAAAAACGGCTTTCAATAGAAACTTCAAAAAAGCAACTGGACTTTCTCCTTCTGAATTTTTAAAATAA
- a CDS encoding alpha/beta fold hydrolase codes for MKTKTLYSAIIAVSIFFFMGCENENDINESGYLVPKTVDEDPSIPSIFVNGTQFHSETFGNLNDPMLIFLHGGPGSDYRNGLNVKQLANEGFYVVFYDQRGSGLSKRHDKKTYSIPLVLDDLTEIIKYYRTSPNQKVFLFGHSWGAMLASAYVNQYPNSINGVILAEPGGLNKKLLDEYGEMSRKINIFSEVTSNLLYVDQFLTGKENQHAILDYKYGISSSFTYAKGNDEGIPGPSPFWRIGTTVLESFIDISENEGFDFTTNLDQYQTKVLFLYGELNKSYGLPFAQKEAAYFPVSEIAEVKGTGHEMIYFKWENVEPLVLNYLNNLK; via the coding sequence ATGAAAACCAAAACACTTTACTCAGCCATAATAGCTGTTTCCATTTTCTTTTTTATGGGATGTGAAAATGAAAATGACATTAATGAATCTGGATATTTAGTTCCGAAAACGGTCGATGAAGATCCGTCGATTCCATCCATTTTTGTAAACGGAACACAATTTCATTCGGAAACTTTTGGAAATCTAAACGATCCAATGTTAATCTTTTTACACGGCGGTCCTGGTTCTGATTACCGAAACGGATTAAATGTAAAACAATTAGCAAACGAAGGCTTTTATGTTGTTTTTTACGATCAACGCGGTTCGGGATTATCCAAAAGACACGATAAAAAAACGTATTCCATTCCATTAGTTTTAGACGATTTAACTGAAATTATCAAATACTACAGAACTTCTCCGAATCAAAAAGTTTTTCTATTCGGTCATTCATGGGGCGCAATGCTCGCTAGTGCTTATGTCAATCAATATCCAAATTCTATAAATGGAGTAATTCTTGCCGAACCGGGCGGACTTAACAAAAAACTACTTGACGAATATGGTGAAATGAGCCGTAAAATCAATATTTTCTCAGAAGTCACAAGTAATCTTTTGTATGTCGATCAATTTTTAACGGGAAAAGAAAATCAACATGCAATTTTAGATTATAAATACGGAATTTCTTCGAGTTTTACCTATGCGAAAGGAAATGACGAAGGAATTCCGGGTCCGTCGCCGTTTTGGAGAATTGGCACAACCGTTTTAGAGAGTTTTATTGATATATCTGAAAATGAAGGATTTGACTTTACAACCAACTTAGATCAATATCAGACAAAAGTTTTGTTTTTGTATGGCGAATTGAATAAATCTTACGGATTGCCTTTTGCCCAAAAAGAAGCGGCTTATTTTCCAGTTTCGGAAATTGCAGAAGTAAAAGGAACAGGACACGAAATGATTTATTTTAAATGGGAAAATGTCGAGCCTTTGGTGTTGAATTATTTAAACAATCTAAAATAG
- a CDS encoding glycoside hydrolase family 95 protein: protein MIKKTFLILLLTSYYTNISAQSKHVLWYKQPAEFFEESLVLGNGKMGATVFGGANSDKIYLNDITLWSGEPVNANMSPEAYKNIQAIREALQNENYKLAEELNKKVQGKNSESYAPLGTLEINNSEKGKAVNFHRELDLSNAVSKVSYEMAGIKYTREYFVSAPDKVMIIKLTADQKGALNFDINLKSLLQSNVEVRNNILVLKGAAPIHENAGYNVLPKSLNLKDRGTRFTGLVQIKKTDGKITSSRQTLTLKDATEAIIFVSVATSFNGFDKNPASEGLDDVSIALGNLNNAYAKPFDKLKESHIADYQKFFNRVTLDLGKTTAPDLPTDERLLRYADGKEDKNLEILYFNFGRYLLISSSRTLGVPANLQGLWNPHLSPPWSSNYTMNINLEENYWLAENTNLSEMHSSLLSFIKNLSVTGKITAKTFYGVDKGWAAAHNSDIWAMTNPVGQFGKEDPMWACWPMAQAWLSTHIWEHYTFTQDLTYLKKEGYPLMKGAAEFCLGWLVTDKNGNLITSPSTSPENQYKLADGFVGATFYGGTADLAMIRECFDKTIKASKVLNTDTDFRKKLETALSKLHPYQIGKKGNLQEWYFDWEDNDPKHRHQSQLFGLFPGDHITPLKTPDLAEASKKTLEIKGDETTGWSKGWRINLWARLWDGNRAYKMFRELLRYVDPDGKKTDKPRRGGGTYPNLFDAHPPFQIDGNFGGAAAVAEMLVQSDENEIRLLPALPDAWSEGSVKGICARGGFEIEMTWSNKKPQKVIIYSKNGGKTTLIFGDKKQEVVLKKGEKKEIDF, encoded by the coding sequence ATGATAAAAAAAACATTTCTCATTTTACTTCTCACATCTTATTATACAAACATTTCGGCTCAATCCAAACATGTTTTATGGTACAAACAACCAGCAGAATTTTTTGAAGAAAGTTTGGTTTTAGGAAACGGAAAAATGGGAGCAACGGTTTTTGGAGGCGCCAATTCAGATAAAATTTATTTGAATGATATTACACTTTGGTCAGGTGAACCCGTAAATGCCAATATGAGTCCCGAAGCTTACAAAAATATTCAGGCAATTCGTGAAGCTTTACAAAACGAAAACTACAAATTGGCAGAAGAACTCAATAAAAAAGTTCAGGGAAAAAATTCCGAATCGTATGCGCCTTTAGGAACATTAGAAATCAATAATTCCGAAAAAGGAAAAGCAGTAAATTTTCATCGCGAATTAGATCTTTCAAATGCTGTTTCAAAAGTAAGTTACGAAATGGCTGGAATAAAATATACACGTGAATATTTTGTATCAGCTCCAGACAAAGTCATGATTATAAAATTGACAGCCGATCAAAAAGGTGCTTTAAATTTTGATATTAATCTAAAAAGCCTTTTACAATCAAATGTTGAAGTGCGAAACAATATTTTGGTTTTAAAAGGTGCCGCACCAATTCATGAAAATGCTGGATATAATGTTCTGCCAAAATCCTTGAATTTAAAAGATAGAGGAACAAGATTTACAGGTTTAGTCCAAATCAAAAAAACGGACGGAAAAATTACAAGTTCTAGACAAACCTTAACCTTAAAGGATGCGACCGAAGCGATTATTTTTGTTTCTGTAGCGACAAGTTTTAATGGTTTTGACAAAAATCCAGCATCAGAAGGTTTAGATGATGTTTCAATTGCATTGGGGAATCTGAATAACGCCTACGCAAAACCATTCGATAAACTAAAAGAATCTCATATTGCTGATTACCAAAAATTCTTTAATCGTGTCACTTTAGATTTAGGAAAAACAACCGCTCCAGATTTACCAACCGACGAACGTTTGTTACGCTACGCTGATGGAAAAGAAGATAAAAACCTAGAAATTTTATATTTCAATTTCGGACGTTATTTATTAATCAGTTCGTCAAGAACTTTGGGTGTTCCTGCCAATTTACAAGGACTTTGGAATCCGCATTTAAGTCCGCCTTGGAGCAGTAATTATACGATGAATATCAATTTGGAAGAAAATTACTGGCTGGCAGAAAACACCAATCTTTCCGAAATGCATTCGTCACTTTTGAGTTTTATTAAAAATCTTTCGGTGACAGGAAAAATTACGGCAAAGACTTTTTATGGAGTAGATAAAGGCTGGGCGGCAGCGCATAATTCGGATATCTGGGCAATGACCAATCCGGTTGGACAGTTTGGAAAAGAAGATCCAATGTGGGCGTGCTGGCCAATGGCGCAAGCTTGGTTGAGCACTCATATTTGGGAACATTACACTTTTACGCAAGATTTGACTTATTTAAAAAAAGAAGGTTATCCATTGATGAAAGGCGCAGCCGAATTTTGTTTAGGCTGGTTGGTTACCGATAAAAACGGAAATCTAATTACATCGCCATCGACTTCGCCAGAAAATCAATATAAACTGGCAGATGGTTTTGTTGGTGCAACATTTTATGGTGGAACGGCTGATTTAGCTATGATTCGAGAATGTTTTGATAAAACCATAAAAGCATCAAAAGTATTAAATACGGATACTGATTTCAGAAAAAAACTGGAAACAGCTCTTTCAAAATTGCATCCGTATCAAATTGGTAAAAAAGGAAATCTGCAGGAATGGTATTTCGATTGGGAAGATAATGATCCAAAACATCGTCATCAATCACAGTTATTCGGACTTTTCCCTGGGGATCATATTACGCCTTTAAAAACGCCTGATTTAGCTGAAGCTTCAAAGAAAACATTAGAAATAAAAGGCGACGAAACCACAGGCTGGTCAAAAGGATGGAGAATCAATCTTTGGGCAAGACTTTGGGACGGAAATCGTGCTTATAAAATGTTCCGAGAATTACTTCGCTATGTAGATCCCGACGGAAAGAAAACGGATAAACCAAGAAGAGGAGGAGGAACATATCCAAATTTATTCGACGCACATCCGCCATTTCAAATTGACGGTAATTTTGGTGGCGCAGCTGCAGTTGCCGAAATGTTAGTGCAATCCGACGAAAACGAAATCCGATTACTTCCTGCTTTACCAGACGCTTGGTCAGAAGGTTCTGTAAAAGGAATTTGCGCACGAGGCGGATTTGAAATCGAAATGACTTGGAGCAATAAAAAACCGCAAAAAGTAATTATTTATTCTAAAAATGGAGGTAAAACAACTTTGATTTTTGGAGACAAAAAACAAGAGGTTGTTTTGAAAAAAGGAGAAAAGAAGGAAATCGATTTTTAA
- a CDS encoding sialate O-acetylesterase gives MKKSVIFIFLFISVLANANVRMPLIFSDGMVLQRDKQIPIWGFADANENVEIHFNKQIKKTTADKNGKWTLNLNAEKAGGPFELIIIGKNKITIKNVLVGEVWICSGQSNMEFQVVKTMNSEKEIAHSNYPMIRHFGVAQDLSGTPKDDLKQGKWEVANKETVGNFTAVGYYFARKLYSELKIPIGIINTSWGGTNVETWTSREAFEKSDEFKSMIANVPNVDINAILEVYKKSVFDNLKKIQGFDVSMENEDQFKKPDFQDKNWPEIKVPSLWENQQIGNIDGIVWMRKTIVLTAEQAKKEATLHLAKVDDEDKTYVNGVEVGTNNLWDKLRVYKIPANVLKEGTNVIAVRITDYSGGGGIYGDPTDLKIDFKDSNFPLDGLWKFNVVQVKIAVSPNSYPSLLYNAMVNSLVPYAIEGVLWYQGEANVWRAAEYKKSFPLMINDWRTKFKQGDFPFYFVQLSTFDEFGGNSQKGSRWAELREAQSETLKLPNTGMAVTTDIGNAKDIHPTNKQDIGLRLAATALNNIYGKKQIHSGPTYKSQEIKGNQIILTFDNIGSGLSTPNNDELKGFEIAGSDKVFHSAKAIIKDNKIIVSSDKVQNPVAVHYGWADDDTTINLFNKEKFPASPFRTDNWEMITANEKYKVSK, from the coding sequence ATGAAAAAAAGTGTAATATTTATTTTTCTGTTTATTAGTGTTTTAGCTAATGCTAATGTGAGAATGCCTTTAATATTCTCTGACGGAATGGTCTTGCAAAGAGACAAACAAATTCCGATTTGGGGTTTTGCTGACGCGAATGAAAATGTGGAAATTCATTTTAATAAACAAATCAAGAAAACAACAGCCGATAAAAACGGAAAATGGACACTAAATTTAAATGCTGAAAAAGCTGGAGGACCTTTCGAATTAATCATTATCGGAAAAAATAAAATTACAATCAAAAATGTTTTGGTTGGAGAAGTTTGGATTTGCAGCGGACAATCAAATATGGAATTTCAGGTTGTCAAAACCATGAATTCCGAAAAAGAAATTGCTCATTCTAATTATCCAATGATTCGTCATTTTGGTGTTGCTCAAGATTTAAGCGGAACTCCAAAAGACGATTTGAAACAAGGAAAATGGGAAGTAGCTAACAAAGAAACCGTTGGCAATTTTACAGCAGTCGGTTATTATTTCGCTAGAAAATTATATTCGGAATTAAAAATCCCAATCGGAATCATTAACACTTCTTGGGGCGGAACCAATGTAGAAACTTGGACAAGCCGTGAAGCATTCGAAAAAAGCGACGAATTTAAATCGATGATTGCAAATGTTCCAAATGTAGATATCAATGCAATTTTAGAAGTTTATAAAAAATCAGTTTTTGATAATCTTAAAAAAATACAAGGTTTTGATGTTTCGATGGAAAACGAAGATCAATTTAAAAAACCAGATTTTCAGGATAAAAACTGGCCGGAAATAAAAGTGCCTTCACTTTGGGAAAATCAGCAAATCGGCAATATCGACGGAATAGTTTGGATGCGAAAAACAATTGTTTTGACTGCAGAACAAGCTAAAAAAGAAGCTACTTTACATTTAGCAAAAGTCGACGACGAAGACAAAACGTATGTAAACGGAGTAGAAGTTGGAACCAATAACCTTTGGGACAAACTAAGAGTTTATAAAATTCCGGCAAATGTCTTAAAAGAAGGGACAAACGTAATCGCCGTAAGAATTACAGATTACAGCGGCGGCGGCGGAATCTACGGCGATCCAACCGATTTAAAAATCGATTTTAAAGATTCAAATTTTCCGCTTGACGGACTTTGGAAATTCAATGTTGTTCAGGTAAAAATTGCCGTTTCACCAAACAGTTATCCATCATTATTGTACAATGCAATGGTAAATTCGTTGGTTCCGTATGCGATTGAAGGCGTTTTGTGGTATCAAGGTGAAGCCAATGTTTGGAGAGCAGCAGAATACAAAAAGTCATTTCCTTTAATGATCAACGATTGGAGAACCAAATTCAAACAAGGTGACTTTCCTTTCTATTTCGTTCAATTATCAACATTTGATGAATTTGGTGGAAACAGCCAAAAAGGAAGCCGTTGGGCAGAACTTCGCGAAGCACAATCTGAAACCTTAAAACTACCAAACACAGGAATGGCCGTTACAACCGATATCGGAAACGCAAAAGACATTCACCCAACCAACAAACAAGATATTGGTTTGCGTTTGGCAGCAACAGCGCTGAACAATATTTACGGTAAAAAACAAATTCACAGCGGACCAACGTATAAATCTCAAGAAATAAAAGGAAATCAAATTATCCTAACTTTCGATAACATTGGCAGTGGGTTATCAACGCCAAATAACGATGAATTAAAAGGTTTCGAAATCGCTGGTTCAGATAAAGTTTTTCATTCCGCGAAAGCGATAATAAAAGACAACAAAATAATTGTGTCGAGCGATAAAGTTCAAAATCCTGTTGCAGTTCATTACGGTTGGGCAGATGATGATACGACGATCAATCTTTTCAATAAAGAAAAATTTCCTGCATCGCCATTTAGAACTGATAATTGGGAAATGATTACGGCAAATGAGAAATATAAAGTGAGTAAATAG
- a CDS encoding cellulase family glycosylhydrolase, with protein sequence MKKPIKDYILSFILCFAFLGVLACSSDKSDTEETPISIKMLSVSTSKIDFESKENTIEITINSTGVNWNISNPVSWIKLSQTTGTSGGTVVKITASENATTSARNSILTLTSSEAKSVEISVSQAAGSLYPSYNTNPIAADASGMGSSAVELAAKIKLGWNIGNTLEATGGETAWGNPKVTKTLIDAVKANGFNAIRIPCSWNQNLENAATAKIKIDWLNRVKEVVQYCVDNDMYVVVNIHWDGGWLENNITEAKKVENNAKQKAFWEQIATHLRGFDEHLLFASANEPAVEDATQMAVLTSYHQTFIDAVRSTGGKNATRVLVVQGPTTDIEKTNKLMTTLPVDKVTGRMMVEVHYYSPWNFAGLTKDETWGKMFYYWGAGFHSTTDTERNATWGEEADLEKSFKLMKTQFVDKGIPVLLGEFGAIRRTTLTGDALTLHLNSRAYYLKTVVKTAKANGLLPFYWDEGSLGNNGFGIMNRTNNTVFDTQALNALIDGLK encoded by the coding sequence ATGAAAAAACCAATCAAAGATTATATCTTGAGTTTTATATTATGCTTTGCTTTTTTAGGCGTTTTAGCTTGCAGTTCAGATAAATCAGATACAGAAGAAACTCCGATAAGTATAAAAATGCTTTCTGTGAGCACAAGCAAAATTGATTTTGAAAGCAAAGAAAATACAATTGAAATAACAATTAATTCTACTGGCGTTAACTGGAACATAAGTAATCCGGTAAGTTGGATAAAATTAAGCCAGACTACCGGAACTTCAGGAGGTACAGTAGTAAAAATTACCGCTTCAGAAAATGCTACAACTTCTGCACGAAATTCAATATTGACTTTAACTTCAAGCGAAGCTAAATCTGTAGAAATTTCAGTTTCGCAGGCAGCAGGAAGTTTGTATCCAAGTTACAATACCAATCCGATTGCGGCTGATGCTTCCGGAATGGGAAGTTCAGCGGTTGAATTAGCAGCAAAAATTAAATTAGGCTGGAATATCGGAAATACTTTGGAAGCAACCGGAGGCGAAACCGCTTGGGGAAATCCAAAAGTGACTAAAACTTTAATTGATGCTGTAAAAGCAAACGGTTTTAATGCTATTAGAATTCCGTGTTCTTGGAATCAGAATCTGGAAAATGCTGCAACAGCAAAAATCAAAATAGATTGGTTAAACCGAGTGAAAGAAGTCGTGCAATATTGCGTTGATAACGATATGTATGTCGTAGTAAACATTCACTGGGACGGCGGTTGGCTGGAAAACAATATTACCGAAGCCAAAAAAGTTGAAAACAATGCCAAACAAAAAGCGTTTTGGGAACAAATCGCAACGCATTTAAGAGGTTTCGACGAACATTTACTTTTCGCCAGCGCCAACGAACCAGCGGTTGAAGATGCCACTCAAATGGCAGTTTTAACTTCTTATCATCAAACTTTTATAGATGCAGTTCGTTCTACAGGCGGAAAAAATGCAACGCGTGTTTTAGTCGTTCAAGGTCCAACAACAGATATTGAAAAAACAAACAAATTAATGACTACATTGCCAGTAGATAAAGTAACGGGCAGAATGATGGTCGAAGTTCATTATTATTCTCCTTGGAATTTTGCTGGTTTAACCAAAGACGAAACTTGGGGCAAAATGTTCTATTATTGGGGCGCAGGATTTCATTCTACAACAGATACAGAACGAAATGCAACTTGGGGAGAAGAAGCTGATTTAGAAAAAAGCTTTAAATTGATGAAAACCCAATTTGTAGACAAAGGAATTCCGGTTTTATTAGGCGAATTTGGAGCCATCCGCAGAACAACTTTAACAGGAGATGCGCTTACTTTACATTTAAATTCAAGAGCCTATTATTTAAAAACGGTAGTCAAAACAGCAAAAGCAAACGGATTATTACCTTTTTATTGGGACGAAGGAAGTTTAGGAAACAACGGTTTCGGAATCATGAATAGAACAAATAATACCGTATTCGATACACAAGCTTTAAACGCGTTAATAGACGGATTAAAGTAA
- a CDS encoding glycoside hydrolase family 3 C-terminal domain-containing protein produces MKNKMMFLSAALVFALFTSCKNDAQTLASNSAQTEEYVGKEISTNHDAEIDKLISQMTLEEKIGMLHGNSMFANAGVKRLGIPELKMADGPLGVREEISRDNWAPAGWTNDFATYYPAGGALAATWNAEMAHTFGTSLGEELRARDKDMLLSPAINMVRTPLGGRTYEYMSEDPFLNKKIAVPLIVGLQEKDVMACVKHYAANNQETNRDFVDVQIDERTLREIYLPAFEASVKEAKAYSIMGAYNKFRGEYLCENDYMLNKILRDEWGFKGVVVSDWAAVHSTAKSLKSGLDIEMGTPKPFNEFFLADKLIAAVKSGEVSEKEIDLHVKRILRTLFQVKAMGGGTRAKGSIATEAHYQDAYKIAAEAIVLLKNENNALPLKLDGVKSIAVIGNNATKKNALGGFGAGVKTKREVTPLEGLKNRLPSSIKINYAEGYLERYDEKNKGNLGNITANGPVTIDALDPAKVQEAVDAAKNSDVAIIFAGSNRDYETEASDRRDLHLPFGQEELIKKVLAVNPKTIVVMVAGAPFDINEVSKKSSALVWSWFNGSEGGNALADVILGKVNPSGKLPWTMPVALKDSPAHATNSFPGDKAVNYAEGLLIGYRWFDTKNVAPLYPFGYGLSYTTFALDNAKANKDSYAQNDVIEVTVDVKNTGKVDGKEVVQLYTSKSDSKITRAAQELKGFKKADVKAGSSAKVTIKVPVKELAYYDVASKKWTVEPGKYTIKLGTSSRDIKKEIQVTVK; encoded by the coding sequence ATGAAAAACAAAATGATGTTCCTTTCAGCAGCTTTGGTTTTTGCATTATTTACTTCGTGTAAAAATGATGCGCAGACTTTGGCTTCAAATTCGGCACAAACCGAAGAATACGTTGGAAAAGAAATAAGCACAAATCATGATGCAGAAATCGACAAACTGATTTCGCAAATGACATTAGAAGAAAAAATCGGAATGCTTCACGGAAACAGCATGTTTGCCAATGCAGGCGTAAAACGTTTAGGAATTCCAGAATTAAAAATGGCCGATGGTCCGTTGGGAGTTCGTGAGGAAATTTCAAGAGACAATTGGGCTCCGGCTGGTTGGACAAATGATTTTGCGACTTATTATCCTGCGGGTGGTGCTTTGGCGGCAACTTGGAACGCAGAAATGGCACACACTTTCGGAACCAGTTTAGGAGAAGAATTACGTGCAAGAGACAAAGATATGTTGCTTTCGCCAGCCATCAATATGGTAAGAACACCGCTTGGAGGAAGAACGTATGAATATATGTCAGAAGATCCGTTTTTGAATAAAAAAATCGCAGTGCCGTTGATCGTTGGTTTACAAGAAAAAGATGTAATGGCTTGTGTTAAACATTACGCAGCAAACAATCAGGAAACAAATCGTGATTTTGTTGATGTACAAATTGACGAGCGTACACTTCGCGAAATTTATCTTCCTGCTTTTGAAGCTTCGGTAAAAGAAGCAAAAGCATACAGCATAATGGGCGCTTACAATAAATTCAGAGGAGAATATTTATGTGAAAATGATTATATGCTGAACAAAATCCTTCGTGACGAATGGGGATTTAAAGGTGTAGTCGTTTCAGATTGGGCTGCGGTGCATTCTACAGCAAAATCTTTGAAAAGCGGTTTAGATATTGAAATGGGAACACCAAAACCTTTCAATGAATTTTTCTTGGCAGATAAATTAATTGCTGCAGTTAAATCGGGAGAAGTTTCAGAAAAAGAAATTGATCTTCATGTAAAACGTATTTTAAGAACATTATTTCAGGTAAAAGCAATGGGTGGCGGAACACGTGCAAAAGGAAGCATCGCAACCGAAGCACATTATCAAGACGCTTACAAAATTGCTGCAGAAGCAATCGTATTGTTGAAAAATGAAAACAATGCATTACCACTAAAACTAGACGGAGTTAAATCAATCGCCGTTATCGGAAACAACGCAACAAAGAAAAACGCTCTTGGCGGATTTGGAGCGGGTGTAAAAACAAAAAGAGAAGTTACGCCTCTTGAAGGTCTTAAAAACAGACTGCCTTCATCAATCAAAATTAATTATGCTGAAGGATATTTAGAGCGTTACGATGAGAAAAACAAAGGAAATTTAGGAAATATTACGGCTAATGGGCCAGTTACAATTGATGCCTTAGATCCAGCAAAAGTTCAGGAAGCTGTTGATGCGGCTAAAAATTCAGATGTTGCGATCATTTTTGCAGGTTCAAACCGTGATTACGAAACAGAAGCTTCGGATCGTAGAGATTTACATTTGCCTTTCGGACAAGAAGAATTAATCAAAAAAGTATTGGCAGTTAATCCAAAAACTATTGTAGTAATGGTTGCCGGAGCGCCTTTCGATATTAATGAAGTAAGCAAAAAATCTTCTGCTTTAGTTTGGAGTTGGTTTAATGGTTCTGAAGGAGGAAATGCTTTGGCAGATGTGATTTTAGGAAAAGTAAATCCGTCAGGAAAATTGCCTTGGACAATGCCAGTTGCTTTAAAAGATTCTCCTGCGCATGCTACAAACAGTTTCCCTGGAGACAAAGCGGTAAATTATGCAGAAGGACTTTTAATTGGATACCGTTGGTTTGATACTAAAAATGTGGCGCCGTTATATCCTTTCGGTTACGGATTATCATACACGACTTTCGCGCTTGATAATGCAAAAGCAAATAAAGATTCATACGCTCAAAACGATGTAATTGAAGTTACTGTTGACGTTAAAAACACAGGAAAAGTAGACGGAAAAGAAGTAGTTCAATTATACACTTCAAAATCTGATTCTAAAATTACACGTGCAGCACAAGAACTAAAAGGTTTCAAAAAAGCAGATGTAAAAGCTGGAAGTTCAGCAAAAGTAACTATCAAAGTTCCAGTAAAAGAATTGGCTTATTATGATGTTGCTTCTAAAAAATGGACAGTTGAGCCTGGAAAATACACGATTAAATTAGGAACTTCTTCAAGAGATATTAAAAAAGAAATTCAAGTAACAGTTAAATAA